From bacterium, a single genomic window includes:
- a CDS encoding FAD-binding oxidoreductase — protein MRYPRVTGEDLAYLKRTIGEDHVSAGESNLDLHSRDESYHEPHRPDVVIWPQKTGDVVAAVKLADAKGYAVTPWCAGTSLEGNPIPVKGGICLDFTEMNRILEIRENDLQVDVEVGVPYRELNHQLRRHGLFFPPDPGAHACIGGMIGNNASGVRTVSYGATRDCILALEAVMADGEVIRTGSRAIKSSSGYDLLRLMVGSEGTLGIVTRATLKLRGLPPEYLTVVATFPTTRDACDSVSEIIRYGLNPAALELMDAAVVSEINRDRKMGLDEKPMLFLEFHNVNQSALSSQFEMVEGLLREHRALGIERGIGTDERARLWEVRHGALESIKRNHPGQSVLLVDTCVPISRYSEMVEKAKEAVEREGVAGFFWGHAGDGNLHLGLMYPPADAAAREAVDRVNRAVVEHSIAAGGSCTGEHGVGIGKLPFMTAEHGESLKYMRRIKAALDPKGILNPGKMLPEQGGSDPWK, from the coding sequence ATGCGATATCCGCGCGTGACCGGGGAGGACCTCGCCTACCTGAAACGGACGATCGGGGAAGACCATGTCTCCGCGGGGGAGTCGAACCTCGACCTCCACTCCCGGGACGAGTCGTACCACGAACCCCATCGGCCCGATGTGGTCATCTGGCCGCAGAAGACCGGGGACGTCGTGGCCGCCGTGAAACTCGCCGACGCGAAGGGGTACGCGGTCACCCCCTGGTGCGCGGGAACGAGCCTCGAAGGCAATCCCATCCCGGTCAAGGGCGGCATCTGCCTCGACTTCACGGAAATGAACCGGATCCTCGAGATCCGGGAGAACGACCTCCAGGTCGACGTGGAGGTGGGCGTCCCGTACCGGGAGCTGAACCACCAGCTTCGCCGCCATGGCCTCTTCTTCCCTCCGGACCCCGGGGCGCACGCCTGCATCGGGGGAATGATCGGGAACAACGCCTCCGGGGTGCGCACCGTCTCCTACGGGGCCACGCGGGACTGCATCCTCGCCCTGGAGGCGGTGATGGCCGACGGCGAGGTGATCCGGACGGGCAGCCGGGCCATCAAGAGTTCTTCGGGGTACGACCTGCTCCGCCTGATGGTGGGAAGCGAAGGGACGCTGGGAATCGTCACGCGGGCGACGCTCAAGCTTCGGGGGCTTCCCCCGGAATACCTGACCGTCGTGGCCACCTTCCCGACGACCCGCGACGCCTGCGATTCCGTGAGCGAGATCATCCGGTACGGTCTCAATCCCGCGGCGCTTGAGCTCATGGACGCGGCGGTCGTGTCCGAGATCAACCGCGACCGGAAGATGGGCCTCGACGAAAAGCCGATGCTGTTCCTGGAATTCCACAACGTGAACCAGTCGGCCCTTTCGAGCCAGTTCGAGATGGTGGAAGGGCTGTTGCGGGAGCACCGGGCTCTCGGGATCGAGCGCGGAATCGGGACCGACGAGCGCGCCCGCCTGTGGGAAGTGCGCCACGGGGCGCTGGAATCGATCAAGCGGAACCATCCCGGCCAATCGGTGCTGCTGGTCGACACCTGCGTGCCGATCAGCCGCTACTCGGAGATGGTGGAAAAGGCGAAAGAGGCCGTGGAGCGGGAAGGCGTCGCCGGGTTCTTCTGGGGTCACGCCGGCGACGGGAATCTCCACCTGGGACTTATGTATCCCCCGGCGGACGCAGCCGCCAGGGAGGCCGTCGACCGGGTCAACCGGGCCGTGGTGGAGCACAGCATCGCGGCGGGCGGAAGCTGCACCGGCGAGCACGGAGTCGGGATCGGCAAGCTTCCCTTCATGACGGCCGAGCACGGGGAATCCCTGAAGTACATGCGACGCATCAAGGCGGCGCTGGATCCGAAGGGGATCCTGAATCCCGGAAAGATGCTTCCGGAGCAGGGAGGATCGGACCCTTGGAAGTAG
- the larA gene encoding nickel-dependent lactate racemase: MLKYGTTGLPVFLPETPGFLGVFSPSEPDPLDDPRGAVERSLRDPIGGVPLAAQARGKKSACIVVSDVTRPVPNPVLLPPILSVLDAAGIPREQVLILVATGIHRPSSEEEIDRLVSPEVARAYRVVDHFSRRREEMVEVGRIDGSVPALVNRRYVAADLKILTGFIEPHMWAGYSGGRKSILPGISSIETLQYMHGPGMVAHPGCEYGQLEGNPFHEAGLKVLEMAGADFLVNVTLDTTKRVTGVFSGHPVEAHLAGCRFLARHCVKTLDAPLDFIVTTNSGAPLDCNLYQTVKGITGAAPAVKAGGDILIASRCDEGAGSPEYRKILEMVDSPEAFLSRLMRKEFFIPDQWCAQETYQVMLDRKVWIYSEGFTPEELRRFHFRPVKDVGACIRGMLGRHGANARWAVVPDGPMLILKLAGRA, encoded by the coding sequence GTGCTCAAGTACGGGACGACCGGGCTACCGGTTTTCCTTCCGGAGACTCCGGGATTCCTGGGAGTCTTCTCACCCTCGGAGCCCGATCCGCTGGACGATCCCCGGGGCGCCGTCGAGCGAAGCCTGCGGGATCCGATCGGCGGCGTTCCCTTGGCGGCGCAGGCCCGCGGGAAGAAGAGCGCCTGCATCGTCGTGAGCGACGTCACCCGGCCGGTTCCGAACCCCGTCCTCCTGCCTCCGATCCTGTCCGTCCTGGACGCCGCGGGCATCCCGCGCGAGCAGGTCCTGATCCTGGTCGCCACGGGCATCCATCGGCCTTCGTCGGAGGAGGAGATCGATCGCCTGGTGTCTCCGGAGGTCGCCCGGGCATACCGGGTGGTCGATCACTTCTCCCGGCGGCGGGAAGAGATGGTGGAGGTGGGCAGGATCGACGGATCGGTGCCGGCGCTCGTGAACCGGCGCTACGTGGCCGCGGATCTCAAGATCCTCACGGGGTTCATCGAGCCCCACATGTGGGCCGGGTACTCGGGCGGGCGAAAGTCGATCCTCCCGGGCATCTCCTCGATCGAGACGCTTCAGTACATGCACGGGCCCGGGATGGTGGCCCACCCCGGATGCGAATACGGCCAACTGGAAGGGAATCCCTTCCACGAGGCGGGTCTCAAGGTCCTCGAGATGGCAGGGGCCGACTTCCTCGTCAACGTCACCCTGGACACGACCAAGCGCGTCACCGGGGTCTTTTCCGGGCACCCGGTGGAGGCCCACCTGGCGGGGTGCCGCTTCCTCGCCCGTCACTGCGTGAAGACGCTGGACGCGCCGCTCGACTTCATCGTCACGACGAACTCCGGCGCGCCGCTGGACTGCAACCTGTACCAGACCGTCAAGGGGATCACCGGCGCGGCGCCCGCCGTGAAGGCGGGCGGCGACATACTGATCGCGAGCCGGTGCGACGAAGGCGCCGGAAGCCCCGAGTATCGCAAGATCCTGGAGATGGTGGACTCTCCCGAGGCGTTCCTTTCCCGCCTCATGCGAAAGGAGTTCTTCATCCCCGACCAATGGTGCGCCCAGGAGACGTACCAGGTGATGCTGGACCGGAAGGTGTGGATCTATTCGGAGGGATTCACTCCGGAGGAACTGCGGCGCTTTCACTTCCGGCCGGTCAAGGACGTCGGGGCATGCATCCGGGGCATGCTCGGCCGGCATGGAGCGAATGCCCGCTGGGCCGTGGTGCCGGACGGCCCCATGCTGATCCTCAAGTTGGCCGGCCGGGCCTAG
- a CDS encoding PaaI family thioesterase: MDRIQEIFRGDRLIQDFGMKLVEAREGYAKVSVTVEDRFLNAHKIGHGVLLFAAADAAFALSVNAVVDAVGVQWSLNVFRAAKPGETVIGESRIIHKGRQSMVCELTVSAGDGRVLAKGQSTALPVSREALAGGGKKSA; the protein is encoded by the coding sequence ATGGATCGCATCCAGGAGATCTTCCGCGGCGATCGGCTGATCCAGGACTTCGGGATGAAGCTGGTCGAGGCGAGAGAAGGGTACGCGAAGGTGTCGGTGACGGTCGAGGACCGGTTCCTCAACGCGCACAAGATCGGGCACGGCGTGCTGCTGTTCGCGGCGGCGGACGCCGCCTTCGCCCTTTCCGTCAATGCGGTCGTCGACGCGGTCGGCGTGCAGTGGAGCCTGAACGTCTTCCGGGCGGCGAAGCCGGGCGAGACCGTGATCGGCGAATCCCGCATCATCCACAAGGGCCGCCAATCGATGGTCTGCGAGCTCACCGTGAGCGCCGGCGACGGCCGCGTGCTCGCGAAGGGACAGTCCACGGCGTTGCCCGTCTCGCGGGAGGCATTGGCCGGCGGCGGGAAGAAAAGCGCCTGA